A single region of the Lycium barbarum isolate Lr01 chromosome 2, ASM1917538v2, whole genome shotgun sequence genome encodes:
- the LOC132627601 gene encoding transcription factor bHLH143-like, with translation MEKDFVSSFRQQYSDLQSAHLNFSYPRFDIGQQNSFPTYMTPQSNEVPINGNSPFFTFSGLPESNASRPTEPCNWLYCSPQFYQGFNPVSTTLPKEKFAPRALENLAGNKYPNGGKRFLVFDQSGDQTTLIYSSANATPVQCPASLNPKAPALYPEFRRNEVSPSGHFFGDEYYEENNRHDVESEMHEDTEELNALLYSDDDSEDDEETSTGHSPSTMTAHCLPEWFDEKGEEEEEVASSGGPAKRHKLLDGSYDAPELRDTATSAKAYTCSDLEDDAQSSCGNGLDQDSGKKRLRKDKICETISILQEIIPGGKGKDSMVVIDEAICYLRSLKAKAKSLGLDSL, from the coding sequence ATGGAAAAGGACTTCGTATCTTCATTCCGTCAGCAGTATTCAGATCTGCAGTCAGCCCATTTGAATTTTTCCTATCCACGATTTGATATAGGGCAGCAGAATTCTTTTCCTACTTACATGACTCCTCAGTCAAATGAGGTTCCTATTAATGGAAATTCTCCATTTTTCACATTTTCCGGGCTGCCAGAGTCAAATGCAAGCCGGCCAACAGAACCTTGCAATTGGTTATATTGTTCGCCTCAGTTTTATCAGGGTTTTAATCCTGTTTCGACCACTTTACCCAAAGAGAAGTTTGCTCCTCGAGCACTTGAAAATCTTGCAGGTAACAAATATCCTAATGGAGGCAAGAGATTCCTTGTGTTTGATCAATCTGGTGATCAGACAACTTTGATCTATAGTTCTGCTAATGCTACTCCTGTACAATGCCCGGCTTCTTTGAATCCAAAAGCCCCTGCCCTTTATCCAGAGTTTAGAAGAAATGAAGTTTCTCCATCTGGGCATTTCTTCGGTGATGAATATTATGAAGAAAACAACAGACATGATGTCGAAAGTGAAATGCATGAGGATACTGAAGAACTGAACGCCCTActctattctgatgatgattcCGAGGATGATGAAGAAACAAGTACTGGTCACTCCCCTAGTACTATGACCGCTCATTGTCTGCCAGAGTGGTTTGACGAaaagggtgaagaagaagaagaagtagctAGTTCTGGTGGGCCAGCCAAAAGGCATAAATTGTTAGATGGTAGCTACGATGCACCAGAGCTCAGGGATACTGCCACGTCAGCAAAAGCCTATACGTGCTCCGACTTAGAGGATGATGCACAATCCAGTTGTGGCAATGGCCTTGACCAAGATTCAGGGAAAAAGAGGCTAAGAAAAGATAAAATTTGCGAGACAATAAGCATTTTGCAGGAAATAATCCCTGGAGGAAAGGGAAAAGACTCAATGGTTGTTATTGATGAAGCAATCTGTTACTTGAGATCCCTGAAGGCAAAAGCCAAGTCTCTAGGACTTGATTCTCTTTGA